Below is a genomic region from Miniphocaeibacter halophilus.
ACATTTAATGCATAAAGATACCAATATGCTCTCACAGGCATTCCTATTGCTTTACATTGACTATATACATCATTAAATTTACTATCTAATGTATAACACCACTTCCTGCTCTTGCAATAACAAATCCTAATCCTGCTTTCTTTGCTTGAGCAATATTACTTTTACTATTCCATTGAGATAAATCAACTCCTATTGTCAAATTATCACCTCCCAATCTTAGTTATTTCATCATAAATCCTATCCGATTTCTTATGAAGTTCCCTATTATAGAAATCTATCTTATTTAAAGTATCAGCCATAATTCTATTAGTAGTGACTACTTCTTTTACAGCATCTGTTAAGCTTTCTATTACTTCTTCAAATCTATTATCGTTATTTTCAAGAGAAACTATTTTATCTACCACTTTATCTATTTGTTTCATAATTTTTGAGTTGTTTTGGATAGGCTACACTAAATAAAGCAGTTTTATACCAAACATGATAGAATCTAAATAATAAAAACAAGAAGTGAAATCATGATCGGTAAGGGTAAAAAGATACGATGATAAATTTAAAGAATAAAGATCTGATTTAATCTTTGTTTGACTTAGCTTTGGAATGGCAACCTTTTTTTAGACAGTTTTATACCGAACACAAATAACTATGCAGCTATCCATACTTCCATATTCAAATTCCTATACTCAATTGGCGTCATATAGCCTAGAGAGCCGTGTATTCTAACATTGTTATACCAATAGACATATTCTGCCAACCCCATTTGTAACTCTTCAAATTTTCAAATCTATTTTGATATTTAAACTCAATTTTTAATACCTTGTTAAGTGCCTCACACACTGCATTATCATAGGGATTACCCCTACTACTAAGTGAGCGCTCAATTTTAAAAGCATCCAGTATTTCATCAATGCTTATATTGTCATATTCTTTTCCTTTATCGGAATGGAATATTTTCATTTTATCTAATGGATATTTACAAGTGAAAATTGCCTTTTCAACTAGACCTGCATCCTTCTTTTTACCCGCAGAATACCCAACTATTTCTCTATTATGAAGATCTTCTAGGAGGCATACATAGTTCCAGGATTTGCCTACTCTCACATATGTTAAATCACTTACTATTACTTCTAAAGAGTCTCTGTCATTGAAATCCCTATCTACTATATTCTCTATTTTAGCCTCGTTACAAGTGCTCTTGTAGACTTTGTATTGAGCTACTGTGTAATTAGAAACAAGTCCATTTGTTTTCATAATTCTGGAGATTACTTTTCTAGATACACAAAAACCTAGTTTTTCTAACTCATTTTTTATTTTCCTAGTTCCAAAGTTATTTCTGCTATCTTTGAAAATTCCCTTCACAAGATTTACTAATTCGATATCTTTATTTTTTGTCTTTTTAAGGGATAATTCATTATTTATATGATGATATACCAAACTTCTATTGACCTTTAAAAATTTGCACATGGCACTAATACTGTATTTCTCCTTGTTAGAAATAATTAGGTCTATCTTTTGCCCAGTAGTAGTGCTGCCTGCTTTAAAATATCATTTTCCATTTCAAGTTGTTTTAGCCTTTTCTCCAATTCTATTACTCTGTTTTCTTCGTCCGTCCTATTGTCCTTAGCATTAAAAGATTGCGTGTTATTGTATTTTACAACCCATTGCCTAATGGTAGACGTAGAGATTCTATACCGCTCACTTAACTCTCTGTAGGTATGATTTCCTTGATTATATATATTTACTATTTGCTTTTTAAAATTCTCTTCATAGTATTTTCTCTTAGACATTTCAATTCCTCCCATTTCTTTTAATATATCATGTTCGGAATGAAATTGTCCTATTTAGTATAGCCTATCCACAAAATTAATCGAACAAGCTCTTCTTAGTTCTAAATACTCATTAAGTAAAATACAGTTATTTCATTCAGATAGAGGGAGTGAATATGATAATAAAATAATAGATGACCTTTTAAAAATCTTTAAGATACAAAGATCTTTAAGTAGAAAAGGTAATCCTCATGAGGGTCTACCCCAGCATAGCGAGGGTACAATGCAATAAGTGAAGCAACTAATAAAATTTTAAAAACCGAATTAATTTATCAACACAAATTCAAGAATCTAGAACAATTAAAATATGAACTGGAAAAATATATTTATTGGTATAACAATGATAGAATACACGGTTCTTTGGGATATCTAAGTCCTCTAGAATACAAAAAATTAAATATGACAAGTTGAATTTCTATAAATAGATAAAAATATTTTCAAGGTTTAGGCTATGGCAAATTACGTTTTTTAATTTGGGCAACACCTTTACCTTAGACTAGTTCTTGGAAATATTTTATAGTTGTTAAGAAATTCAAGGAAGTGTTTGACATGAAATTGTCTAAAAAAGGGTTGCCATACCACCCTAAATATAAATCTCTCACCATATTTAAATAAAAACATCTTTCTTTTAATTTTATATACATCTGTTTTAAATCCTTTAGTATCTTCCACTATTTCATAACCATCTTTTGTAATATATTGAAAATCAGCCACATAATAAATTGCTTTTTCCTTTTTTCCTTCATATTCAAAACCATCTAGTATTAAAAACCTAGGCTGTAATTCTAGCTTATATATTTCCTTAGCTCTTTCTAAAAGTTTTAATTCTTTGTATCTATTTATTTCTTTTAAGCTATCAAACTTAATACCATCACATTCACATCTAATAGCCCTATATTTGTTCCAGTTTCTTCTCAACTTATTTACCTCTTTGTTTAATTAATCGTTTAATAGATTCCATTTCAGCACTGTTATTTTCATTACCTCTTTGTAGTACAATTATGTGTTGCATTAATATACTTCAAGTATTAATCGTGGCTTGAAATATTTTCAGGTAAATTGGTTTTCTTTGAAATATACTTGAATTATTTTCTAGCGTATATTAACATATATGAAAAGGAGACAAATTATGACATTAGCTGATAATATAAGATTTTTAAGGAAAAAAAAGAATATGTCTCAAGATTATATAGCCGAAAAACTTGGATATAAATCATATACCACTATTCAAAAGTGGGAGTCTGGAATTTCTGAACCTTCCTTAGAAAAACTGCATGAATTATCGAAAATTTTTAATGTTGATATAGACTATCTAATATCTAAAGACTTAACAAAACCAGAGAATGAAATAATTGGAAAAGTAGAAACAATTAATTCATATAAATACATACCAGATCCTGTTTCTGCAGGAAATCTAGAAAATATGGAAGGACAAAAATACAGTAGCATATCTATTCCTAATAATTTTCTAGGAAAATATGCAAACAATCCAGACATTATTATTATGAAAGTTAACGGAGATTCTATGAATAAAATTATTCCAAATGAAAGTCTTATTGGAATACTGGAAAACTTTCCTTTATGTGATTTAAAAAATGGAGATATTGTTGTATTTAATGATAACTATAATTGTTTTGTTAAAAGATTCTACAAAACCGATACTAAAATTATATTTAGACCTGAATCAACAGATGAATCATTTACCGATATAACTTTTGATATAACAGAAGATATTTTTACTACAGTTAAAATAGTCGGAAAAGTAGTTATGTATAATGTTATTTTGTAATAAACATACTTAGTGTGTTTAAATAAATTTATTTAGGAGGATTTGTATGTCAAGAAGTAAAGTAAAGAAGCCATTCTATAAAAGATGGTGGTTCATATTAATTGTAATAATAGTTGCAATTGGAGTTTATGGAGAAATAACTGGTTCAGAAAATACAGGAGTTAAAATATCCGTAAATAATGAAGATGTTACTGAAGAAAATACAAAAGAGCAAGGAAATGAGGAAACAGAAGCACCAACTGAAGCTATACCAACAGAATATAAGTCTGCTCTAAAGAAAGCAAAATCATATTCTGATACAATGCATATGTCAAAACAAGGTATCTATGATCAATTAGTATCAGAACATGGTGAAAAATTCCCTGCTGAAGCTGCAACCTATGCTATTGATAATTTAGAAACTAATTATAAAGAAAACGCACTCAAAAAAGCAGAAAGTTATCAAGAGACTATGTCAATGTCCAAACAAGCCATATATGATCAATTAGTATCAGAACATGGTGAAAAATTTACAGCTGAAGAAGCTCAATATGCTATTGATAATTTAGAATAATAATTATATTTAAATAAAGGAGAATTATATGAAAAAGAAAATTTTAAGTTTAGTATTAGCGGTAACATTAAGTATTACTACTCTATTATCTAATCTATCATTAGCAGATAGTAGAGAACTAAATGTAACAAGAATTGCAGGTTCAGGAAGATATGAAACAGCAGTAGAAGCAAGCAAGGCAACATTTAAAACATCTAAATATGCAGTAGTTGCAAGTGGAGAAGGCTTTGCTGATGCATTAGTAGGTGGAACTTTGGCAACTCAAATAGAAGCCCCTATTTTATTAGTTGGTAAAAACTCTGTTCCTAATGCAGTTTTTAATGAAATAAAGAGACTTGGAGTAGAAAAGGTATATTTATTGGGTGGTACAAATACTATCTCTAAGTCTGTCGAATCTACATTAAATACCGGAATAACAAATGTTGAAAGATTAGCAGGAAAAGACAGATTAGAAACAGCTAAAAAAATCGGTGAATTAAAACAAGAATTTGAAAAAATGCCAGGACTTATTGAAGATAATCCTTTGATAGCAATGGTTAACGGAAATAATTTTGCAGATGCATTAGCTGCTGCTCCTTTTGTAGGATCTATGAAAAAAACTCATATGATTCCTTATATCGGTCAAGATTTAAGTAAATCAGTGAATGAATATGTATTTGGTGGAACAAATTCAGTACCTAAAACAGCTTCAGAAGCATATAGATTAGCAGGTTCCAATAGAGAAGAAACTGCTATTAAAATTGCTGAATCCTACGATGGTAGACTAAATATAAAATTAGATACCATAGTATTAGTTGATGGATATAATTACCCAGATGCTTTAGCTTCAGCTCCAGTAGCAAGTATGAATAACGGAGCAATATTATTAACTCATCCAACTAATTTTAGCAAAGCTACAAAAGATTATATAAATAATAATGACAATATAAAAAATGTAATTATAGTAGGTGGAGAAAATTCAGTATCAGCTAATATTGAAAGGGAATTAAGAGGAGAAGTTACACCACCTGTAGTAGAAGAAAATAATTTTGATAAGTTAGATAAAGGATTACAGGCATATGTTGCCACTAGTATTACTGGTGACTGGAGACTAGAAGAACTAAAAGAGTTGCCATTTGGTATGGCTTTTCATTACCATTATGATGGAAATACATTATATACTCAAATACATGGTGGAGCTGGACTCGCTCACCCAATCTACAAGTTTACTGTTGGAAAAGACAGCATAACATATTTAGACGGAGTAGTGCATTCTAGTTGGTATGAATGGAGCCAATTAGATATTCCATCTAAAACAGTGACTAAAGAAAATTTGTATAATGAATATTTAGCACATAAAGAAGAATATGATAAGGCAACTGCAAATGAGCATTTTGGTTCAGCAGAATATTTAATGGAAGATTATATTGAAAATCACAAGTAAGATATAAATTAAAAAGCCCCTCATGCGGTAACATGAAGGACTTTATAATATAAGGATATATAGATATACATCCCAATACCACAATAGGATTATATCATATATCCCCTATTTTTATGAAGGAGGATATTATGGCTAAGAAAAGAAGTAAAGCTAATGCTGATGGAACTATCTTTGTCGAATTAAGAAATAATAAGAAGTATTATAAGGCACAGTTAATTATAGGAACCAATGAAGATGGCAGTCCTAAAAGAAAATCATTTTGTAGTTATAATTGAGATAATGTTGTTAAGAGAATGGAAGAATATAAATACAAATTAAATTTAGGCTTAATTTCTGCAGATAGTGAAACCACATTAGAAAAATATTGTTATACCTGGTTATATCAATATAAAAAAATTGAATGGAAACCATCCACCTTTGCAAGAAACGAAGGTATCTATAGAAACTATATTCAAGGATCCCCTATTGCAAAATTTAAATTATTAGACTTAAAAACAATTCATTTTCAAAAGTATATAAATAAAATAGTGAAAGAAAAAACTATAGCTACAAGAAAATAATTGTATCATGTTTAAATTATGCTATAAAAGAAGATTTAGTAGTAAAAAATTATTGTTCCTTTGTTACCATACCCAAAGCTCCACCTGTAAAAAATACCCTGTATTTACCTTAGAACAGCAAAAAACCATTTTAGAAAATTTAGACAACTCTACCTATGGATTAGCAGTTAAAATTGCATTTGGTACAGGATTAAGGCTAGGAGAACTAACTGCACTTAAATGGACTGATATAGATTTTGAAGAAGGAACTTTAAACGTAAATAAAGTATTAAAACAAGTTAATGTAGTAGATAATGATGGAACAAGACATGCTGAACTGTTAATGCAAACACCTAAAACAGAAAGTAGTAATAGAATAGTTCCTATCCCCTCTGTTTTAATGAAAGAACTTAAAAAGCATAAAAGTGAACAAGCTATAAGAATTATGAGATATAGAAAAACTTATAAAGATGAAAAGTTTATTTTCGAAAACGGATTAGGTGAACCATTAGAACCAAGAAGGCTTCCAAGATTTTTTGCTAAAAAATTAAAAGAATTAGAAATACCTATGTGAAATTTCATGGAATAAGACATACTTATGCTACAAGGCTATTGAAAATAAGGTTGAACCAAAAGTAGTTCAAACATTAATGGGCCATTCTGACATAGCAACTACATTGAATATATATACTCATGCAATGCCAAAAGAAAAATCAGATGCTGCAGAATCATTAAATGAACTATTTGGTTAAATTTTAAAAATACAGTAATACTTGTTATATTTAAAAGAGTATTACTGTATTTTCTTATTTTAATCTTTATCTCCAAATACTAAATTAAGTAAAATTATACAACTTACCATGGATAAAAAAAAGTTAATCTATGAAT
It encodes:
- a CDS encoding cell wall-binding repeat-containing protein, with protein sequence MKKKILSLVLAVTLSITTLLSNLSLADSRELNVTRIAGSGRYETAVEASKATFKTSKYAVVASGEGFADALVGGTLATQIEAPILLVGKNSVPNAVFNEIKRLGVEKVYLLGGTNTISKSVESTLNTGITNVERLAGKDRLETAKKIGELKQEFEKMPGLIEDNPLIAMVNGNNFADALAAAPFVGSMKKTHMIPYIGQDLSKSVNEYVFGGTNSVPKTASEAYRLAGSNREETAIKIAESYDGRLNIKLDTIVLVDGYNYPDALASAPVASMNNGAILLTHPTNFSKATKDYINNNDNIKNVIIVGGENSVSANIERELRGEVTPPVVEENNFDKLDKGLQAYVATSITGDWRLEELKELPFGMAFHYHYDGNTLYTQIHGGAGLAHPIYKFTVGKDSITYLDGVVHSSWYEWSQLDIPSKTVTKENLYNEYLAHKEEYDKATANEHFGSAEYLMEDYIENHK
- a CDS encoding DUF1064 domain-containing protein, translated to MRRNWNKYRAIRCECDGIKFDSLKEINRYKELKLLERAKEIYKLELQPRFLILDGFEYEGKKEKAIYYVADFQYITKDGYEIVEDTKGFKTDVYKIKRKMFLFKYGERFIFRVVWQPFFRQFHVKHFLEFLNNYKIFPRTSLR
- a CDS encoding site-specific integrase, whose product is MFKLCYKRRFSSKKLLFLCYHTQSSTCKKYPVFTLEQQKTILENLDNSTYGLAVKIAFGTGLRLGELTALKWTDIDFEEGTLNVNKVLKQVNVVDNDGTRHAELLMQTPKTESSNRIVPIPSVLMKELKKHKSEQAIRIMRYRKTYKDEKFIFENGLGEPLEPRRLPRFFAKKLKELEIPM
- a CDS encoding Ltp family lipoprotein; this encodes MSRSKVKKPFYKRWWFILIVIIVAIGVYGEITGSENTGVKISVNNEDVTEENTKEQGNEETEAPTEAIPTEYKSALKKAKSYSDTMHMSKQGIYDQLVSEHGEKFPAEAATYAIDNLETNYKENALKKAESYQETMSMSKQAIYDQLVSEHGEKFTAEEAQYAIDNLE
- a CDS encoding helix-turn-helix domain-containing protein yields the protein MTLADNIRFLRKKKNMSQDYIAEKLGYKSYTTIQKWESGISEPSLEKLHELSKIFNVDIDYLISKDLTKPENEIIGKVETINSYKYIPDPVSAGNLENMEGQKYSSISIPNNFLGKYANNPDIIIMKVNGDSMNKIIPNESLIGILENFPLCDLKNGDIVVFNDNYNCFVKRFYKTDTKIIFRPESTDESFTDITFDITEDIFTTVKIVGKVVMYNVIL
- a CDS encoding tyrosine-type recombinase/integrase — protein: MSWNKTYLCYKAIENKVEPKVVQTLMGHSDIATTLNIYTHAMPKEKSDAAESLNELFG
- a CDS encoding GH25 family lysozyme; translated protein: MRICYCKSRKWCYTLDSKFNDVYSQCKAIGMPVRAYWYLYALNVQQARNEANIFVSRLKESEKRDK